A genomic region of Bradysia coprophila strain Holo2 unplaced genomic scaffold, BU_Bcop_v1 contig_333, whole genome shotgun sequence contains the following coding sequences:
- the LOC119079760 gene encoding ephrin type-A receptor 4a-like, which produces MISEFSPNSVKLLNILGEGSFGKVHKARLVANGVVKFVAVKTWYSKDLDTVVREAKVLVRMNHPNIVGMIGIVRSRTPRLILEYLAGGSLLEDLEHYANNRKQRAVWAYGIAKGMRYLHHELRPYRRHQDLAARNCLLAADRTTIKLADIGVWDAGYQNHYFAPDSGNYMYDRDGDYFNRPAPVRWMAPECVPYNSDPLFTRKNDVWAYGIVLFEIWTGGELPFEDIANSQVLRAVYFGTNPVCYRGGIDAPGHVQDLMDDCMAQDKDDRPNFKVIVEHWETFGRRVMQG; this is translated from the exons ATGATTTCAGAGTTTTCACCAAACTCAGTTAAGCTTCTTAATATTCTTGGTGAGGGAAGTTTTGGAAAAGTTCACAAAG CAAGGTTAGTGGCAAATGGAGTGGTTAAGTTTGTCGCAGTGAAGACCTGGTATTCGAAAGATCTCGACACTGTTGTGAGAGAAGCCAAAGTGTTAGTTCGAATGAACCATCCGAATATTGTTGGAATGATTGGAATCGTAAGGAGTCGTACTCCACGCTTAATTTTAGAATATTTGGCTGGAGGTAGTTTGCTGGAAGATTTGGAACATTATGCCAACAATCGG AAACAGAGAGCTGTTTGGGCATATGGGATTGCTAAAGGCATGAGATACTTGCACCATGAACTACGTCCCTACCGACGGCACCAAGATTTAGCCGCACGTAACTGTCTTCTGGCAGCAGACCGGACTACAATTAAATTGGCTGACATCGGGGTATGGGACGCTGGTTATCAGAACCATTACTTTGCCCCGGACAGTGGAAATTATATGTACGATAGGGATGGTGACTATTTTAACCGG CCCGCTCCTGTTCGTTGGATGGCACCAGAATGTGTCCCCTATAATTCTGACCCATTGTTCACTCGAAAGAATGATGTGTGGGCCTACGGAATTGTTCTATTCGAGATTTGGACGGGAGGTGAATTACCGTTCGAGGACATCGCGAATAGTCAAGTTCTCAGGGCTGTGTACTTTGGAACCAATCCGGTTTGTTATAGGGGAGGAATCGATGCTCCTGGTCACGTACAAGATCTTATGGATGATTGTATGGCTCAGGACAAAGATGACCGACCAAATTTTAAAGTAATTGTTGAACATTGGGAGACTTTTGGTCGTCGAGTTATGCAAGGATGA
- the LOC119079741 gene encoding zinc finger protein 62-like → MMEEVLLKTEPIDEEFDTHLYIKTENDIDTNDAIDPPSMVSSACVQVRDEVQQIKCKSTEYMSLQLPPNTERQSTNANTKKSDEESYEVKPPKRKKLTRNKAPLVCAECGKEFKTMYRLNRHQLTHSKESKRRKLGQEPLVCVECGKEFNAMYRLIRHQLTHSKEKPHICTECGASFTQSSSLKTHRLIHTSDNQRFFCEQCGKRFASKSYLLIHQRSQHTGERPYVCDVCGEAFTQKASLARHKLEHSGEKRFECSECGMRFYENKMLKSHMKTHTDGKAYTCVECGKGFYHKASLEAHKRSHLQVRPFGCDVCGKRFTQMGGLRIHKVIHSDTRPYGCDVCGLRFTQKFTLKTHQLKQHGCCAIASVQKKTIHTGSSAERSDTCENSSSGDWEREATQQSSEKFEQELIVPVDKSNELPTESHQPDDINEIEMDPLSPESGADIKSDGLSESEDKFATKMLQPGRVDEMNLERIKEEPVSTEQPIADTTKTERNSGENSSVSDTVKKKRSRNSGGSRSRKASYGSSFSCDKCDRKFVFMTGLHKHQRSHSGDALVCDECGKTFKTKQNLKIHKRIHSGRKPYTCEVCNLSFTQQGNYNTHQRNHSGYKPFVCDVCDKKFALKESLRKHLTSHSDVKAFDCYVCGKKFAYLSGVRSHITIAHGGERPYGCDVCGKQFSRKTYVKYHMRWHTGYKPYACDECPSKFTSKSDLTQHKSWSHRPVGVPSPHVRRKLLKMMKVTEGIV, encoded by the coding sequence ATGATGGAAGAAGTGCTGCTGAAAACTGAGccaatcgacgaggaatttGACACTCATCTCTAcataaaaacggaaaatgacATCGATACAAACGATGCCATCGATCCACCATCAATGGTCAGTTCAGCGTGCGTTCAGGTCAGAGATGAGGTACAGCAAATCAAATGCAAATCAACAGAATATATGTCACTGCAGTTGCCGCCGAATACAGAGCGACAGTCCACCAACGCTAATACAAAGAAATCGGACGAGGAAAGCTATGAAGTGAAACCAcccaagagaaaaaaattgactcgtAACAAGGCGCCGTTGGTCTGTGCTGAATGCGGTAAAGAATTTAAGACAATGTACCGTCTCAACCGTCACCAACTGACGCACAGCAAAGAATCCAAGAGAAGAAAATTGGGTCAGGAACCGTTGGTCTGTGTTGAATGCGGCAAAGAATTTAATGCAATGTACCGTCTCATCCGTCACCAACTGACGCACAGTAAGGAGAAACCGCACATCTGTACCGAATGCGGGGCGTCATTCACTCAAAGTTCCTCATTGAAAACACACCGACTGATCCACACATCCGACAACCAGAGATTCTTTTGCGAACAATGTGGCAAACGATTCGCATCCAAATCCTATCTGCTCATCCACCAACGGTCACAACATACCGGCGAGCGACCATACGTTTGCGACGTTTGCGGTGAGGCATTCACACAGAAAGCTAGTCTTGCCAGACACAAACTTGAGCACAGCGGTGAAAAGCGGTTTGAGTGCAGCGAGTGCGGTATGCGATTCTACGagaataaaatgttgaaatcgCACATGAAGACGCACACCGATGGTAAGGCGTACACTTGTGTCGAATGCGGCAAAGGATTCTATCACAAGGCGAGTCTCGAAGCGCACAAACGTTCACATTTACAGGTACGACCGTTCGGCTGTGATGTGTGCGGTAAACGATTCACACAAATGGGCGGCCTGAGAATACACAAAGTTATACACAGCGACACTAGGCCTTACGGCTGTGATGTATGTGGACTGcgattcacacaaaaatttacgCTAAAAACTCATCAATTGAAGCAACATGGCTGCTGTGCGATAGCATCGGTACAGAAAAAGACGATACATACCGGATCATCTGCAGAACGCAGTGACACTTGCGAAAATTCATCGTCAGGTGACTGGGAACGCGAGGCGACACAACAGTCAAGTGAAAAATTCGAGCAAGAGTTGATTGTACCGGTCGATAAGTCGAACGAATTGCCGACCGAATCCCATCAACCAGATGACATAAACGAAATCGAAATGGATCCACTATCGCCGGAGAGCGGAGCAGACATCAAAAGTGACGGACTCAGTGAGTCTGAAGATAAATTCGCAACGAAAATGTTGCAACCCGGACGCGTTGACGAAATGAATTTGGAGCGAATCAAAGAAGAACCAGTCAGTACCGAGCAACCAATCGCCGATACCACAAAAACTGAACGAAATTCCGGTGAAAATTCGAGTGTCAGCGACACAGTAAAGAAAAAACGCAGCCGAAATTCAGGTGGCAGCCGGTCACGAAAGGCTTCATATGGCTCGTCGTTCTCTTGCGACAAATGTGACCGAAAGTTTGTGTTCATGACGGGTCTGCACAAACATCAACGTTCGCACAGTGGCGATGCGTTAGTTTGTGACGAATGTGGGAAGACGTTCAAAACCAAgcaaaatctgaaaattcacaaaCGCATCCATTCCGGTCGTAAGCCATACACGTGCGAAGTATGCAATTTAAGCTTTACACAACAGGGCAACTACAACACGCATCAGCGCAATCACAGCGGTTATAAGCCGTTCGTGTGCGATGTGTGCGATAAGAAATTTGCCCTCAAAGAATCACTGCGAAAGCATCTCACATCGCATTCGGATGTCAAAGCGTTCGACTGCTATGTGTGTGGTAAGAAATTCGCTTACCTATCAGGCGTTCGCAGCCATATAACGATAGCGCATGGTGGCGAGAGACCTTACGGTTGCGACGTATGTGGCAAGCAATTCTCGCGGAAAACGTACGTGAAATATCATATGAGATGGCACACCGGATATAAGCCGTATGCGTGCGACGAATGTCCCTCGAAATTTACTTCGAAATCGGATTTGACTCAACACAAAAGCTGGTCTCATCGTCCAGTCGGCGTCCCTTCACCACACGTAAGGCGTAAGTTGCTTAAGATGATGAAGGTAACGGAAGGTATTGTGTAA